In Anaerolineales bacterium, the following proteins share a genomic window:
- a CDS encoding diguanylate cyclase, whose amino-acid sequence MQVMRRLKDLVRLSRAGDISDDLRGRLFGYIFWVIFLLAVVGIVVTGGLFQASPAARVGQGLMLLFLGLVWILWKRGRITAATTLIVWSFWGLTLLVVLGESNHNSMWMVPQFLLVVLTRFLLSGRVAVFMALLTAILDFLIFSLPLRQRLFPGLQLMAYEGELPPLIMSVLFLVFIFFLGDIVLRESLLGARRNEGRYRSLFEHTNDAVFLIDPQLRYLDVNQQGAALLGYERQELLGKPIAEVIAPTEVAAMKANFTRLEREGNVPLFERTMIRKDASRIITEVGLSLVKDEDGMPLYHQSIVRDITERKRLEDQLRFSLEEMQTLAMQDPLTGLLNRRAVTEHAEAEWFRAQREGRPMCLVLVDLDNLKVINDVQGHTTGDKVILELARAIKMQKRRYDWAGRWGGDEFLLVLPGATLSEAGDVAERVRNQYTQSPLVNGAGEDASVSLGVSCYSGRRGDSVDFNQLLNQADEALYKAKQSGKNQVQLYRD is encoded by the coding sequence ATGCAAGTGATGCGCCGCCTCAAGGACTTGGTGCGGTTAAGCCGCGCTGGGGATATATCAGATGATCTGCGGGGCCGTCTCTTCGGCTACATTTTTTGGGTAATCTTTTTGCTGGCCGTCGTCGGCATTGTGGTCACCGGTGGCCTGTTTCAAGCCAGCCCGGCCGCCCGCGTAGGCCAGGGGCTGATGCTGCTCTTCCTCGGCCTGGTGTGGATCTTGTGGAAGCGTGGGCGCATCACTGCCGCTACCACGTTGATCGTGTGGAGTTTCTGGGGGCTAACCCTACTGGTGGTACTGGGCGAATCCAATCACAATAGCATGTGGATGGTGCCGCAGTTCCTGCTGGTGGTGCTGACCCGTTTCTTGCTCAGTGGGCGGGTGGCAGTGTTCATGGCGCTGCTGACCGCCATCCTCGATTTCCTGATTTTTTCGCTGCCGCTGCGCCAGCGCCTTTTCCCGGGGTTGCAATTGATGGCCTATGAGGGGGAGTTGCCCCCGCTGATCATGAGCGTGCTCTTCCTCGTGTTCATTTTCTTTTTGGGGGATATCGTGCTACGCGAAAGTTTGCTGGGGGCGCGCCGCAATGAAGGCCGCTACCGCTCCCTGTTCGAACACACCAACGATGCCGTCTTTTTGATCGATCCCCAGTTGCGCTACCTCGACGTCAACCAGCAGGGCGCCGCCCTGCTGGGCTATGAGCGCCAGGAGCTGCTCGGCAAGCCGATCGCCGAGGTGATCGCGCCCACCGAAGTGGCCGCCATGAAGGCCAACTTCACCCGCCTGGAGCGCGAGGGCAATGTGCCACTGTTTGAGCGCACCATGATCCGCAAAGACGCCAGCCGCATCATCACCGAAGTAGGTTTGTCGCTGGTGAAGGATGAGGACGGCATGCCGCTGTATCACCAGAGCATTGTGCGCGATATTACCGAGCGCAAACGCCTGGAGGATCAGTTGCGCTTCTCACTGGAAGAGATGCAGACCCTGGCGATGCAAGACCCGCTGACCGGGCTGCTCAACCGCCGCGCCGTGACCGAGCACGCCGAAGCCGAATGGTTCCGCGCCCAGCGTGAGGGCCGCCCGATGTGCCTGGTGCTGGTGGATCTGGATAATCTCAAAGTGATCAACGATGTGCAAGGGCACACCACCGGTGACAAGGTGATCCTGGAGTTGGCCCGCGCCATCAAGATGCAGAAGCGCCGCTATGACTGGGCCGGGCGCTGGGGCGGCGATGAATTCCTGCTGGTATTGCCCGGCGCCACACTCAGCGAGGCGGGCGATGTGGCCGAGCGCGTGCGCAACCAGTACACGCAGAGCCCGCTGGTGAACGGCGCCGGCGAAGACGCCTCAGTGAGCCTGGGGGTCTCGTGCTACTCTGGCCGGCGCGGCGATAGCGTGGATTTCAACCAGTTGCTTAACCAGGCAGACGAAGCGCTCTACAAGGCGAAACAATCCGGCAAAAATCAAGTGCAGCTGTATCGCGATTAA
- a CDS encoding Pr6Pr family membrane protein, translating to MDKRKFIIALRIILGVATIAALIRQFGSMGGEVVNFFSYFTHLTNIILVFVYLSGAWTLLQNRKPTVKQEMLRGGSVVFILVVGLVYEALLRRSLGSELTWNNLVVHYINPVVALLDWLLYPPQQKLPKNVWVYWLIFPLGYLLYSLVRGALVNWYPYSFFDPVRQGGYGGVALYSVGITLLFLLFSGLVLKLTRTPAAAPVAATVASKAPAKAKAPAKKKAAKKATKKVAKKAVKKAAKQKSRR from the coding sequence ATGGACAAACGAAAATTCATTATCGCATTACGCATTATTTTAGGAGTAGCGACCATCGCCGCGCTCATCCGCCAGTTTGGCAGCATGGGCGGCGAGGTGGTCAATTTCTTTAGCTACTTCACCCACCTCACAAACATTATTCTTGTGTTTGTGTACCTCAGCGGGGCGTGGACCCTGCTGCAAAACCGCAAGCCCACCGTCAAGCAAGAAATGCTGCGCGGCGGCTCGGTGGTCTTTATCCTCGTTGTCGGTCTGGTGTACGAGGCCTTGCTGCGCCGCAGCCTGGGTTCCGAACTCACCTGGAACAACCTGGTGGTGCATTACATCAACCCTGTCGTGGCTCTGCTGGACTGGTTGCTCTACCCGCCGCAGCAGAAGCTGCCCAAGAATGTGTGGGTCTACTGGCTGATATTCCCTCTCGGGTATCTGCTCTACAGCCTGGTACGCGGGGCGCTGGTGAATTGGTATCCCTACTCGTTCTTTGACCCGGTTCGCCAAGGTGGCTATGGCGGTGTAGCGCTGTACAGCGTGGGCATCACCCTTCTGTTCCTGCTGTTTAGCGGCCTGGTGCTCAAGCTCACCCGCACGCCAGCTGCGGCCCCGGTTGCGGCCACGGTGGCTTCGAAGGCGCCTGCCAAGGCGAAAGCCCCGGCCAAGAAAAAGGCTGCAAAGAAAGCTACCAAGAAAGTCGCCAAGAAGGCAGTAAAGAAAGCTGCCAAACAAAAATCCCGCCGCTAG
- a CDS encoding diguanylate cyclase: MIARVQRWLGAPELEDSELRRQAGLLSRILAVLIPATICLALLLTVLAPHNLTGRNIALGAILVEFITLALLRRGWVQFAGICMLLALWGCISAAMYWGEGVRSVSMLGQILMIFMAGLLVNGSFASTLALLTILWNYVTVLLHTQNGEPPTLLLDMHAYWAVQSLFFIMSVGLTLTYVNRLRVAFDEAQAKEDSLTTRVSELHAAQQAQSVEESHLRRKEAILKAVSRAAEQLFRQHSFAESIQDVLGDLGQATGVDRVRIFENAPGSGDNLMSHELAAWANSNVSEYMQLGRFKSTHFREVGLSRWVDLLSNNRVVSSRVKDLPDGERRRLQSQGLKSILLVPIFVRAAWWGFIGFDEIKTEREWTLDEEEALRAAAGILGGVIERQQVERALHRSQQHYLAILQDQTDMICRYSPQGLITFANEAYERFFNLPPKGAEHRPIWNQMLNQEEAEALRAKIDSISVEHPATTSRNLSLRADGVLRWIEWTSRGIFDENGVLVEVQAAGRDVDNEVRLREQLERNLRETETQAMTDALTGLHNRRAITERAELEWRGAMQAGLPFSLILLDLDHLKEINDTHGHLMGDEALKLVGTLLKTSMRRNDVAGRWGGDEFMLLLPGSDQEVALQVAERLRQRIGQAHVRLEDGETLTLQVSLGVVSDRAGAHAETPGGLFAKADRALYRAKQAGRNRVGVA; encoded by the coding sequence ATGATAGCGCGTGTGCAACGCTGGTTAGGCGCCCCCGAACTAGAAGATTCAGAGCTTAGACGTCAGGCCGGGCTTCTCAGCCGTATTCTGGCGGTCTTAATTCCCGCCACCATCTGCTTGGCGCTGCTGTTAACGGTGCTGGCCCCGCACAACCTGACCGGCCGTAATATCGCGCTGGGCGCCATCCTGGTTGAGTTCATTACCCTGGCATTGTTGCGCCGCGGCTGGGTGCAGTTTGCCGGCATCTGTATGCTGCTGGCCCTGTGGGGCTGCATTAGCGCGGCGATGTACTGGGGCGAAGGGGTGCGCAGCGTCTCGATGCTCGGCCAGATTCTGATGATCTTCATGGCCGGCTTGCTGGTGAACGGATCGTTTGCGTCGACGCTGGCACTACTCACCATCCTGTGGAACTACGTCACCGTCCTGTTGCATACCCAGAATGGGGAGCCGCCGACGCTGCTGTTGGACATGCACGCCTATTGGGCGGTGCAATCGCTGTTCTTCATCATGAGCGTGGGGCTCACCCTCACCTACGTCAACCGGTTGCGGGTAGCCTTTGATGAGGCCCAGGCCAAGGAAGACTCGCTCACCACGCGGGTGAGCGAGCTGCATGCTGCCCAGCAGGCCCAGAGCGTGGAAGAGAGCCATCTGCGGCGCAAAGAAGCCATCCTCAAAGCGGTGTCACGCGCCGCGGAGCAACTTTTTCGCCAGCACTCGTTTGCCGAAAGCATTCAGGATGTGCTGGGTGATCTGGGCCAGGCCACCGGGGTTGACCGGGTGCGCATCTTTGAAAATGCCCCGGGCAGTGGTGATAACTTGATGTCGCATGAGTTGGCCGCCTGGGCCAATAGCAACGTCTCCGAATACATGCAATTGGGGCGCTTCAAGAGCACCCATTTTCGCGAGGTGGGGCTCTCGCGCTGGGTCGATCTGCTGTCCAACAATCGCGTAGTCAGCAGCCGGGTGAAAGACCTGCCAGACGGTGAGCGGCGCCGCTTGCAATCGCAGGGATTGAAATCGATCCTGCTCGTGCCGATCTTTGTGCGCGCCGCCTGGTGGGGCTTTATTGGCTTCGATGAGATCAAGACCGAACGCGAATGGACGCTGGATGAAGAAGAAGCGCTGCGGGCGGCGGCTGGCATCCTGGGCGGCGTGATCGAGCGCCAACAGGTCGAGCGCGCCCTGCACCGCAGCCAGCAACACTACCTGGCGATCCTGCAAGACCAGACCGATATGATTTGCCGCTACTCGCCGCAGGGCCTGATCACCTTTGCCAACGAAGCCTATGAACGCTTCTTTAACTTGCCGCCTAAGGGAGCCGAGCACCGCCCGATTTGGAACCAAATGCTCAATCAAGAGGAGGCCGAGGCCCTGCGCGCCAAGATCGACTCGATCTCCGTTGAGCACCCGGCAACCACCAGCCGCAACCTGAGCTTGCGCGCCGATGGCGTGCTGCGCTGGATCGAATGGACCTCGCGCGGCATCTTTGACGAGAACGGTGTGCTGGTGGAAGTGCAAGCGGCCGGCCGCGATGTGGACAACGAAGTGCGCCTGCGCGAACAATTGGAGCGCAACTTGCGCGAGACGGAAACGCAGGCGATGACCGATGCGCTCACCGGCTTGCACAATCGCCGGGCGATCACTGAGCGCGCCGAGTTGGAATGGCGCGGCGCCATGCAAGCGGGGCTGCCGTTTAGCTTGATCTTGCTGGATCTGGATCACCTCAAAGAGATCAATGACACCCACGGCCACCTGATGGGCGATGAAGCGCTCAAGCTGGTGGGCACCCTGCTCAAGACCAGCATGCGCCGCAATGATGTGGCTGGCCGCTGGGGTGGCGATGAGTTCATGCTGCTGCTGCCCGGTTCGGATCAGGAAGTGGCTTTGCAGGTGGCCGAGCGTTTGCGCCAACGCATTGGCCAGGCGCATGTACGCCTGGAAGATGGCGAGACGCTGACCTTGCAGGTCAGCCTGGGAGTCGTGTCAGACCGGGCCGGTGCGCATGCCGAAACGCCGGGTGGCCTGTTCGCCAAGGCTGACCGGGCACTCTACCGCGCCAAGCAAGCCGGGCGCAACCGGGTAGGCGTGGCCTAA
- a CDS encoding Pr6Pr family membrane protein, with product MDKRKTLIVVRLFFGLLTFYAVDLQLGTHLRLGYDPVNYFSYFTNLSNLFLAAIFVIGGLLLWQKQTPTRTQESARGASVVYIAVVGIVYGILLRDIDLGSLEPWINTLLHYVNPVVGVVDWFVSPPQHKLAKDAWKPWFMFPIAYLGYTLVRGSLVGWYPYPFLNPGNVGGYAIVALYCLAILVVFFAISWAVIRVANGNGSSSTPTAKTKPKSKTKAKATKKVAKKATKKTAKQKSRR from the coding sequence ATGGACAAGCGCAAAACCCTCATCGTTGTTCGTTTATTCTTTGGCCTGCTCACTTTTTACGCAGTAGACTTGCAACTGGGCACTCATCTGCGGTTGGGTTATGACCCGGTCAACTACTTCAGCTACTTCACCAACCTAAGCAACCTGTTTCTGGCCGCCATCTTTGTGATTGGCGGTCTGTTGCTGTGGCAGAAGCAAACTCCAACGCGCACCCAGGAATCGGCGCGCGGCGCTTCTGTGGTGTACATCGCCGTGGTGGGTATCGTCTACGGCATTTTGCTGCGAGACATTGACCTGGGTTCGCTGGAGCCGTGGATTAATACCCTGCTGCATTATGTGAACCCTGTGGTGGGTGTGGTGGATTGGTTTGTGTCACCGCCGCAGCACAAGCTGGCCAAAGACGCCTGGAAGCCGTGGTTCATGTTCCCCATCGCCTATCTTGGCTACACCCTGGTACGCGGCAGCCTGGTGGGCTGGTATCCCTACCCCTTCCTCAACCCGGGCAACGTGGGCGGCTACGCAATTGTTGCGCTGTATTGCCTGGCCATTCTGGTGGTGTTCTTTGCCATCAGCTGGGCTGTCATTCGGGTAGCCAACGGTAACGGCAGCTCATCCACGCCAACCGCGAAAACAAAGCCCAAATCAAAAACCAAGGCAAAAGCAACAAAGAAGGTTGCCAAGAAGGCAACCAAGAAAACTGCCAAACAAAAATCCCGCCGTTAG
- a CDS encoding GNAT family N-acetyltransferase yields MAIITLRPVEETDFPVFLVHQADEGSRYMAAFGTPTALDAEAHAARWERILANPDGVARTILADGEVVGNIITFVMFGENDLAYWLGREHWGRDIATQAVRLFLQEYRQRPLCARAVKDNLASLRVLEKCGFVRTGEERSFSDIRNANVDEVLMRLDS; encoded by the coding sequence GTGGCAATCATAACCCTGCGCCCAGTAGAAGAAACAGACTTCCCCGTATTCCTCGTGCACCAGGCCGATGAAGGCTCGCGCTACATGGCCGCCTTCGGCACGCCAACCGCGTTGGACGCCGAGGCCCACGCCGCCCGCTGGGAGCGCATCCTCGCCAACCCAGACGGCGTAGCACGTACCATTCTCGCCGATGGCGAGGTGGTTGGCAACATCATCACGTTTGTGATGTTCGGCGAGAACGACCTGGCCTACTGGCTGGGGCGCGAGCACTGGGGCCGCGACATCGCCACCCAGGCGGTACGCCTGTTCCTGCAGGAGTATCGCCAGCGCCCATTGTGTGCGCGCGCCGTCAAAGACAACCTGGCCTCATTGCGCGTGCTGGAGAAGTGCGGCTTTGTGCGCACAGGCGAAGAACGCAGCTTCTCTGACATCCGCAACGCCAATGTAGACGAAGTGCTGATGCGCCTGGACAGTTAG
- a CDS encoding GAF domain-containing protein, producing MRADIAAYAILSRWLVLLAAAAQLALTGAGVLTIPLLLALAGLWNAWLSVRWLQGQRWRQQTAIELIVDFAIALALFYFSRTVLGPLVWIGVLPVLRAAWSLGLGGGLAAGLGSAAAFAALAAIDVPVAQIPLRMLLPALAFLAVGSILGFLGRQADFALQEQHEMAEYKRLEATQRQRERNEALFNITQQMNASLVYEQVLEIALDAGSKALMESHENVARTLGGVLLFDEGGLRLAAGRGLAAQDIGRVLPGQAGALAELLQHGEPRQVPNPLADEELKLLAGLHNTQSVYALPLVAGLDLFGVLFFAHPDADFFDPERCELAGLIARQLMSALQNAQLYEALTEEKERIAHLQTQARQQLARNLHDGPTQNVAALAMRINLARRLLAKDPAAAGEELFKIEDLARRTTKEMRHMLFTLRPQVLETGGLGAALQDLAKHVQESYGLAVDVQADPAAETRMDQGKQTLLFSIVDQALTYAQRQGQARHARVQLAPLDGSITLLTVQTDGPAPEGNADGELDILHERTNLLNGVLRMDKQAEGGMQLRVWVPLSEQAAERLRRGEL from the coding sequence ATGCGCGCCGACATCGCTGCCTATGCAATCCTGAGCCGTTGGTTGGTGCTGTTGGCTGCCGCGGCGCAACTGGCGCTGACGGGCGCCGGCGTGCTCACCATTCCGCTCTTGCTGGCCCTGGCGGGGCTGTGGAATGCCTGGCTCAGTGTGCGTTGGCTGCAGGGCCAGCGTTGGCGCCAGCAAACCGCCATCGAACTCATCGTGGATTTCGCCATCGCCCTGGCGCTGTTTTACTTCAGCCGCACCGTGCTGGGTCCGTTGGTGTGGATCGGCGTGCTGCCGGTGCTGCGCGCGGCCTGGTCGCTCGGCCTGGGCGGCGGGTTGGCGGCCGGCTTGGGCAGCGCTGCGGCGTTTGCGGCGCTGGCAGCCATCGATGTGCCCGTGGCGCAGATCCCCCTGCGTATGCTTTTGCCCGCCCTGGCTTTTCTGGCCGTGGGCAGCATCTTAGGCTTCCTCGGCCGCCAGGCAGATTTTGCGCTGCAGGAGCAGCACGAGATGGCCGAATACAAGCGTCTCGAAGCTACCCAGCGCCAGCGCGAGCGCAACGAAGCCCTGTTTAACATCACCCAACAAATGAATGCCAGCCTGGTGTATGAACAGGTGCTGGAAATTGCCCTAGATGCTGGCAGCAAAGCTTTGATGGAGAGCCACGAGAATGTGGCGCGCACGCTGGGCGGCGTCTTGCTGTTTGACGAAGGCGGCCTGCGCCTGGCCGCCGGGCGCGGCCTGGCGGCACAGGACATTGGCCGTGTACTGCCGGGGCAGGCCGGCGCGCTGGCTGAGCTGCTACAACATGGCGAACCGCGCCAAGTGCCCAACCCGCTGGCCGATGAAGAATTGAAACTGCTGGCCGGTTTGCACAATACGCAGAGTGTGTATGCCCTGCCGTTGGTGGCCGGCTTGGATCTGTTCGGCGTGCTGTTCTTTGCGCACCCGGATGCCGATTTCTTTGACCCAGAACGTTGTGAACTGGCTGGCTTGATCGCCCGCCAACTGATGAGCGCCCTACAAAACGCGCAGCTCTACGAAGCACTGACCGAAGAAAAAGAGCGCATCGCCCACTTGCAGACGCAAGCTCGCCAGCAGTTGGCGCGCAACCTGCACGATGGGCCCACCCAGAACGTGGCCGCGCTGGCGATGCGCATTAACCTGGCCCGCCGCCTGCTGGCCAAGGATCCGGCCGCTGCCGGCGAGGAGCTGTTCAAGATCGAAGATCTGGCGCGGCGCACCACCAAAGAGATGCGCCATATGCTCTTTACGCTGCGCCCGCAGGTGCTGGAAACCGGCGGCCTGGGCGCCGCCCTGCAAGACCTGGCTAAGCATGTGCAGGAAAGCTACGGCCTGGCTGTAGACGTACAGGCAGACCCGGCGGCCGAGACGCGCATGGATCAAGGCAAGCAGACCCTGTTGTTCTCGATCGTGGACCAGGCGCTGACCTATGCTCAGCGCCAGGGCCAGGCACGCCATGCCCGCGTGCAGTTGGCGCCCCTGGATGGCAGCATTACCTTGCTCACCGTGCAGACTGATGGCCCCGCGCCGGAAGGCAACGCCGACGGTGAGCTGGATATTCTGCACGAGCGCACCAACCTGCTCAACGGCGTGCTGCGCATGGATAAGCAAGCCGAAGGGGGCATGCAGCTGCGTGTGTGGGTGCCGCTGAGTGAGCAGGCCGCTGAGCGCCTGCGCCGCGGAGAGCTGTGA
- a CDS encoding cob(I)yrinic acid a,c-diamide adenosyltransferase: MPRLTKIYTKTGDDGSTALGSKQRVAKDHPRVRAYGAVDELNSFIGLALAQGLCAKLAAVLPAIQNQLFHLGSDLSFPPEEAEEFKVPRIEARHVAALEVLIDEMNAELGPLQNFILPGGSLGAATLQVARAVCRRAERRLVTLARQDAVRPESVTYVNRLSDALFVMARYENLQRQIQEPLWDSHA, encoded by the coding sequence ATGCCACGCCTGACCAAGATCTATACCAAGACGGGGGATGACGGCAGCACCGCGCTGGGCAGCAAACAGCGCGTTGCCAAAGATCACCCGCGCGTGCGCGCCTACGGCGCAGTGGATGAGTTGAATTCGTTCATCGGCCTGGCGCTGGCCCAGGGGCTGTGCGCCAAACTGGCCGCAGTGCTGCCGGCGATCCAAAACCAGTTGTTCCACCTCGGCAGCGATCTCTCCTTCCCGCCCGAAGAAGCCGAAGAATTCAAGGTGCCGCGCATCGAGGCGCGCCATGTGGCCGCGCTCGAAGTACTGATCGACGAAATGAACGCCGAGCTCGGCCCGTTGCAGAATTTCATTCTGCCCGGCGGCAGCCTGGGCGCAGCCACCTTGCAGGTGGCGCGCGCCGTATGCCGCCGCGCCGAGCGCCGCCTGGTAACCCTGGCGCGCCAAGATGCAGTGCGCCCTGAATCGGTAACCTATGTCAATCGCTTATCGGATGCGTTGTTTGTGATGGCGCGCTATGAAAATTTGCAGCGCCAGATCCAAGAACCGTTGTGGGATAGCCACGCCTAG
- a CDS encoding alpha/beta hydrolase produces MPRSGGLYYAAQTGHRDSMPVLLLIHGAGGSTASWPYQLRRLPGWRVIAPDLPGHGSSSLASMETLAAYADCLWQWLADLGIEQAVLAGHSMGAAIALLMAQRAARRTQGLVLLGGAARFSVNPHLMETLLHPGRGNEGVRNIVQWSFARQSHAALRSAYTRQLLANRAGQLYADFVACSHFDFGEAAPGLRVPALLLSGAEDQMVAPHLSQALAQRLPLARYQAVPGAGHMLMLERPVEVAACVEDALRNWESR; encoded by the coding sequence ATGCCGAGAAGCGGGGGCTTGTATTACGCCGCACAAACCGGGCACCGTGATTCCATGCCGGTGCTTCTTTTAATCCATGGCGCGGGGGGTAGCACGGCCAGTTGGCCGTACCAACTGCGCCGCCTGCCGGGCTGGCGCGTGATTGCGCCGGATCTGCCCGGGCATGGCAGTTCTTCGCTGGCTTCAATGGAAACGCTCGCCGCCTACGCCGATTGTTTGTGGCAATGGCTGGCTGACCTGGGGATCGAGCAGGCCGTGCTGGCCGGTCATTCAATGGGCGCAGCCATCGCTCTGCTGATGGCGCAGCGTGCCGCGCGGCGCACGCAGGGGCTGGTGCTGTTGGGCGGCGCGGCGCGCTTCTCAGTGAACCCCCACTTAATGGAGACGCTGTTGCACCCCGGCCGCGGCAACGAGGGCGTGCGCAACATCGTGCAATGGTCGTTTGCGCGGCAGAGCCATGCCGCGCTGCGCAGCGCGTACACGCGCCAACTGCTGGCCAACCGTGCCGGCCAGTTGTATGCGGATTTCGTGGCCTGCAGCCACTTTGATTTTGGCGAAGCGGCGCCTGGGCTGCGCGTGCCGGCTTTGCTGCTCAGCGGGGCGGAAGACCAAATGGTCGCGCCGCACCTCTCGCAGGCGCTGGCGCAGCGTTTGCCACTGGCGCGCTACCAAGCCGTGCCTGGCGCGGGGCATATGCTGATGCTTGAGCGCCCGGTGGAGGTGGCCGCCTGCGTGGAGGATGCCTTGCGAAACTGGGAATCACGCTAA
- a CDS encoding glycosyltransferase family 39 protein: MRSAILSARWWLWASLVLVFFAVRWPGLGRYVTIDEVFWLTQSAKLAVAVEQGDWHDTGLAGHPGLTTAWAGVLGLRARLPDFASDPPEQITDFHVRTAFRQAGYNPVQILAAARQVMVLANTLVFAALAWYLLRVWGGWPAALAGGLLALDPFLIAHQRLLHQDGLMAGLVLLALLAFTWHQRTGQLRHAAVAGLAAGLAWLTKSPTLLLGPCILALAVWQAWRQPAARRTVWRGVLVCGLAALLVYVALWPKMWVAPLEALGEVWSYAAETASGEHSGPIYFNGQLYPNGELGLASAYFYLYTFLWRATPLDWLGVLAAAAALWAWRRQPPEQRQGLVALLGFAAVFILAMSVAAKKFDRYMLPAYAALVLLAGWGLAAALRQWRGARWRPLAAAALLLGAQAFWALGAFPYYLNFYNPLLGGTAAAQHVMLLGWGEGLDEAASFLSRQPDVGTARVAAWYSNAFSFQSPLAVDDIPIAAQLSSAELQATLAHDYLVIYVHQWQRHTPQNLLDALADLQPVYTLVLDGVDYVRVYQP; this comes from the coding sequence ATGCGTAGCGCCATACTCTCCGCGCGGTGGTGGCTGTGGGCCAGCCTGGTGCTGGTCTTCTTCGCCGTGCGCTGGCCCGGCCTGGGGCGCTACGTCACCATTGACGAAGTCTTCTGGCTGACCCAATCAGCCAAGTTGGCGGTGGCGGTGGAGCAGGGCGATTGGCACGATACCGGCCTGGCCGGGCACCCTGGGCTCACCACCGCCTGGGCGGGCGTGCTGGGGCTGCGTGCGCGCCTGCCAGATTTCGCTAGCGATCCACCCGAACAGATCACAGATTTTCATGTGCGCACCGCCTTCCGCCAGGCGGGCTACAACCCGGTGCAAATTCTGGCGGCGGCGCGCCAGGTGATGGTGCTGGCTAACACGCTGGTGTTCGCCGCGCTGGCCTGGTATCTGCTGCGCGTGTGGGGTGGCTGGCCCGCCGCACTGGCCGGCGGCCTGCTGGCCTTGGATCCCTTCCTGATCGCGCACCAACGCTTGCTGCACCAAGATGGGCTGATGGCCGGGCTGGTCTTGCTGGCGCTGCTGGCTTTCACCTGGCACCAGCGCACAGGCCAGTTGCGCCATGCGGCCGTTGCCGGGCTGGCGGCGGGCTTGGCCTGGCTGACCAAATCGCCCACGCTGCTGTTGGGGCCGTGCATCCTGGCGCTGGCCGTGTGGCAGGCCTGGCGCCAACCCGCCGCGCGGCGCACGGTGTGGCGCGGCGTGCTGGTCTGCGGGCTGGCGGCGCTGTTGGTGTACGTAGCCTTGTGGCCCAAGATGTGGGTAGCGCCGCTGGAGGCGCTCGGTGAGGTGTGGAGCTATGCAGCCGAAACCGCCAGCGGCGAACACAGCGGGCCGATCTATTTCAATGGCCAGTTGTATCCCAATGGGGAGCTCGGCCTGGCTTCGGCCTACTTCTATCTATATACGTTTTTATGGCGCGCCACACCGCTGGATTGGCTGGGCGTGCTGGCGGCCGCGGCGGCCCTATGGGCCTGGCGCCGCCAGCCGCCGGAGCAACGCCAGGGGCTGGTCGCGCTGCTCGGCTTTGCGGCGGTGTTTATCCTCGCCATGAGTGTCGCCGCCAAAAAATTCGATCGCTATATGCTGCCGGCCTACGCCGCGCTGGTGCTGTTGGCTGGCTGGGGTTTGGCGGCGGCTTTGCGCCAGTGGCGCGGCGCCCGCTGGCGCCCTTTGGCCGCCGCGGCGCTGCTGCTCGGCGCGCAGGCCTTCTGGGCGCTGGGCGCCTTCCCGTATTACCTCAACTTCTATAATCCGCTTCTGGGTGGCACTGCCGCTGCGCAACATGTGATGCTCTTGGGTTGGGGCGAAGGGTTGGACGAAGCGGCCAGCTTCCTCAGCCGCCAGCCGGATGTGGGCACGGCCCGCGTGGCGGCCTGGTACAGCAACGCCTTCAGTTTTCAAAGCCCGCTGGCGGTGGACGATATTCCCATCGCCGCGCAGCTCAGCTCGGCGGAATTGCAAGCCACGCTGGCGCACGACTACCTGGTGATCTACGTTCACCAATGGCAACGCCACACCCCGCAGAATCTGCTGGATGCGCTGGCTGATTTGCAGCCGGTGTATACCCTGGTGCTGGATGGAGTCGACTACGTGCGGGTGTACCAGCCCTAG